The DNA window TCGTTTACTAATTCTTTTTTCTTAACTTGAATATCATGAGCTAAATTTAAATCCCCTTTATAGAATGAATCATAAAACAAACAAAAAAGCTTATTTGCTTGTTCTAATAATTCAATAACTTTTAAATCAAGATTATTATTTTTTTGTTTTTCTAAATACGCACACATGTAATAATATGCGTGATGTATCAAAGATAATTGAGAAATTAAATAATAAAGTAAGTATGAGTCTCTTGACCCTTTTATTTTATTTTTTAAAACTAATCGCCTAATAAAATTAGTATAATTATCTACAAAGTTTTTATTATCTTTTCGTCGCTTTAAATTAAATTTTTTATTTTGTTGTATTTCGCCAAGTATTTCTTCAGCTTCAGTTTTAATTGTTAAAAATAATTTTCTTAAAAGAACATCATATTTTTCAGGAGAGGGTTCTGCAATATTTTCTACAACACAAAAATTTTCATCTTCACGAACAATTTCAAAACCAAGCATTGTATCTCTAACTAATTCTCTAACAATATCTAATTGATCAGTTTTAGAAATTTTTAATCGAATTACATCAAATCCTTTCCTATAGGTTTGATTCAAAACATTCCTTATTGTTCTTTCATTATAGTCAAATAAATCAACAAATACTTCAGTTCTAGGAGATATTTTGTTCGTACTAATTATTAATGAATCATCTTTTTGTTGCATTTCAAGATAATCTCCTTTTTCCAAATTATATTCCCTAATCCACTTACTTGGCAGACTAGTTACATACGTTGCTTGACCGAGTTTGATAATTTTTCGTTTCATAAGAAAGTAGCATCACACCCCAAATATATAAATGTTTCTAAAAAGTATAATAATATAAGGTACATTATATTTCTTAAGAATAAGATATATACTAAAAATATATAAAATATAATAATATCAAACTAAAAATAAACCAAAAAACAAAAAATATATAAATGATGAAATTTTTACTACTACTAAGTAAAATTAATATGGTTTCTTAGTGTGTGAAAATTAATACCCTAAGGAAGGAAAAAATAAAATGACTCAAGAAGCAATAGAACTCGAAGAAGAATTGGATCAATCTTTTGATCACTTAACAAATCCTGGAAAAATGTATTTGCTAGATACAGGTGCAGTGATTAATTTATACCACCAATTCGGATTAAGTGCGTTTGATAAAATGCTATCAACTCCTGAAAGTTGCTACATCCTACCAGATCAAGTAGTTGAAGAATTAGAACATCAATACAATCAAGCTAGATACGCAACACTTTCAGAACCCCAATGTAAATCATTCGGTGTTGATCTTGGAACAAGAAAAGTACCTTTTGAATTAATGACTTATCTTTGGACAAAAATAGGCATGAATGAACTTTTACGAGAAAAAGTTGAAGTACCAGAAGGTGCTGCAGATAGACTTAGATCATACCAATCAGAAGGATCCGGGGAGAAAAAAAATACTCGATTAGGTAAAGGAGACATCGGACTCATAATTCTTGCAGAACAAATGGACAATCCAGATGAAACAACAATAATTGTAAGTCCTGACAGCGACATAACTGATGTATTAAAAGCAATGCCAACTACCAGCAATGTCATTCACTTAAAAGAAACATATGCAGATCAAAGTAAATCCTTAGAACATGCAGCGAGCGTATGTGACGTTATTGAATTTTCTCAAAGATTCACCTTATATCCAGGAGTATCAAATACAATATTCAGGCAAGGCCCAGGATATCAATAGATGAAAAATTTTTTATTTTTATGATTTTTAACAAAAATATACACAGATAAAAAATGTCAAATGATCAACTAAAATTTCCAAGGACCCCTCACGTAGATGGACCTATTTCTTACAGAGGAGATTTACAATTATTACATTATGAAACTGACGCAATTCTTGAACAAGACCTAGTAGTACAAGAAAAAGTTGATGGGGCAAATGTAGGAATTTGGTTTGATGAAGAGGCAGATTTAATTCTAAAAAATAGAGGAGGTTTGATCTCATTTGACGATCCTCAATTTAATAAATTACGTAATTGGATGGACATACACACCGAAGAATTATTTGATCTTTTAGGCATTGAACGAGCATTATTTGGAGAGTGGTGTTTTGCACAACATTCAGAATATTATGATCGACTTCCTTCTTATTTTATGGCATTTGACATATTTGATTTTGGTGCAGACCAATTTTTATCTTACAAAAGATTACAACGAGAATTAAAACCCACCGGAATTAAACATCTTCCAGCAATATTTGAAGGAAAATTACCAGAGCCAACACGAGATGAATTAGAAAAATTAATTCAACAATCATCATTTGGCCCAAATCCAATGGAGGGAGTTTACGTTCGCGTCGACTCAAACGGATATAATGAATCAAGATGCAAACTTGTACGTCCAGGATTTTTACAACAAATTGATACCCATTGGAAAAGTTTAAATTTCAAAGCAAATCATTCGCTAGATTATATAGAAACTTATTGGGACAGAGGCTACGAAGGTCCACGAATCGTTGAAACAACACAAGCACCAGAAAAACCACAAGAACCAAAAAAAGAAATCCCAAAACCTCTTGGAAGACCATACATGCAACCAAGAGACTAAAATTAAATCAAAAATAAACAAAATATTAAACAAATAAAAAATTAATAATTAGTTCTAAAAATTATATTTCTCAAAAATAACTTCTAACTAGTCTTACTAAACCCTCCATCACAACTTCATGATGTCCTTCTTTCCAATCAATTCTATATGGAGCATTATTTGCAGT is part of the Candidatus Woesearchaeota archaeon genome and encodes:
- a CDS encoding RNA ligase family protein; the protein is MSNDQLKFPRTPHVDGPISYRGDLQLLHYETDAILEQDLVVQEKVDGANVGIWFDEEADLILKNRGGLISFDDPQFNKLRNWMDIHTEELFDLLGIERALFGEWCFAQHSEYYDRLPSYFMAFDIFDFGADQFLSYKRLQRELKPTGIKHLPAIFEGKLPEPTRDELEKLIQQSSFGPNPMEGVYVRVDSNGYNESRCKLVRPGFLQQIDTHWKSLNFKANHSLDYIETYWDRGYEGPRIVETTQAPEKPQEPKKEIPKPLGRPYMQPRD